In Thermodesulfobacteriota bacterium, the genomic stretch CAGAAACATTTTAAGTTTTTGAGAGGCCGCAGTCAAGTCGCAACTTTGGGCGCCCGGCTGCATGGAAGACCCGCAAACGCCGCATTTTTAACGCTTTAGGAGCATATACCGCAAGCTTATCGCCTTGATTGTTTTTTCGCGGCCTGCGCACATGGGGGGATATAAAATATAAAAAAGGAATACCCCGCTTGCGCGGGGTATTCGAATCGAACATTTTGTCGGGAGGTGTCTTATTTATCAGAGGTGAGACTTGATCTCGTCGCTCTCTGGCTTCACTATCCAGGGCGTATCCACGCGGAACCTGGATTGTATGTCCCTGCCGGCCTTTTCTGCCTCAGCCCTTGTGCTGAAGAAACCCACCCTCACCCTGTGCCATTGGACCGAATCCCTGGTGAAGTCGGCCACGTACGATTTGTACCCAGCTTTCCTCAAGGATATTGCAAGGTTTTGGGCCTCTGGGAGGCTTGCGAAAGAAGCCACGTTTATCGCCCACGGCTGTGCCTCGGGCTTCTTGGGCTGTGCGGCTTTTGCGGTCTTGGCCGGTTTCCGCTCCTTTTCAACTGCCTTCTTGACCGGGGCCGCCTGAACGGGCTCTTTCCTGGCCTGGACCGTCTCCTTCTTTTCAACCTGGGGGGTAGGAGCAGCTTGCTTAACTGCCGTCGAAGGCGCTGCCGTGGTCTCCTTGAGAGAGGCGGCAGGTACAACAGGCGCTGCAGGGGCCGGCTCTATCGGCGCAGCCGTTGCCTCGACCGGAGCATCCTGTGCAACTATTGCCTCTGCCGGTGTCTCCTCTACTGTTTCCTCGGTCAGCTTGGCCCTTTTTGAGATGACCTCGTGCCCGCTCTCGTTTTCCTGGCCGGATGGCATGAAGATGAATACGAGCGCGATAACTATTACCGCCGAAACCGCTCCGATTATGACTACTTTTTTGTCCTTCAATCCGATACCTCCTTTTGAGCCGGGGGCCTTTTCACGGTGAAGTATATAACACGAGCCATGCGCATATCAACAGGCATTTGCCACGCCCTGGCAGGCTGCTAAATTTTCAGGAGGTAAAATAGAAAAGGGCCCGGCAGCTGCCGGGCCCTTTCATCATGAGGCATGACTCGATTTCCATGTTACCCGACAAAGGAGCACTTGGAGGCCGCCGTCCTGGTGTCCATGTTGCGGCCCCTGTTCAGGTGGTCGTCTATCTCGGCTGCGGAGCCTATCATCCTGCCGAAGAGGAAGGTCGTGAAGGCCGCGCTCTCGACCTCTTTGTCCGGCATCTTCCCGGAGCTGTAGGCCTCCCACATTATCTTGAGAAGAATAACGGCTATGACCGCGTCTATGTTGACGCAGTAGACGTTCTTGCTGACCTTCCAGTCGAAGAGGGACTTTACGAGGTTATGGTAGAAGTCGAGGAAGACGTTATATACGCCCTTCTCCTCGAAAAGAGCGGCCACGAACCTCTCTCTCGGGTCGTAGTTCACGTCCTTGCCCTTGAATACCGGGTGGTTTACGCAGGGTATCTTGAGGTACTCGATATTCCCGAGCGCCTTCTGGTCCGCCTTGTACTTTGCGTAGCCCTTCGAGTATTCGTCGGCAATGGCCCTCAGGTCGAGCCCGTGCTTCCTGCTCGATGGGTCCTTAAGGCCCTTTCCGGAGAACCTCTCGATGAGGAACGCTATTGCCTCGTAGCCGTTCCCGCCGTGCGCGAACCCGGTGTGGGTGAGGAAGCCCACGAAGCCCTTGTTAAGCTGCACCCTGGCCGGGTCCTCGGGGCCGTCCGCGCTCACCGCGCCCTTCGCGCCCTGTGCGGAGATGGTGCCGGGGCCGTTCGAGATGATGAGGCCTAAGAGCATCGAGAACTCGAACCTCTCGGTCTCAATGGGCTTCCTGCCTATGAGGGCCAGGAAGGCCGCGTCCGTAAAGGACCACTTCTCCACGAGCTCGTCGTTCTTTACGCCGCAGAAGCTGTCCTTCGTGTGCCTGGCCGCGTCAACGCTGCACCCGACGAACGAGGAGAATATCCTCGAGTACCAGGGAAGCGCCGCGATTGTGACCTTCGAGATGCTCCTCTTTATGAGGGGCTCCCACCCGAGCGTCATCCATATGGCCGCGACGAGGGCGTCGGTAGAGGGCTTGCCCTTGGACGCCTCCTTCACGAACTCTATGAACACCGAGCTGCCGCCCGCGTTCTCGACCCTCTTTAGGACGGCCTTTGCCGACTTGTCGTCCTTGCCGGCCGTGAGCGCGGCCTTGTCGTCCGCCGGGAGAGCCTTGAGGATGGCGGAGCAGTCGAACTTCCCATAACCCGACTGGAGCCCCGATGCCTGGAAGGCCTCGAGGAGTATGCTTGATGCGCGGAGCGCCCCCTTCACCCTGCCCTTGCCGATGATGGATATGGCGGACGAAAGGACGCTGTTCGGGGAGCTCTCGGCCTCGCGGGCAGCCTGGGCCGCCGCGAGCGCCCCGTCCCCGTCATGGTTGAGGTGCGCGTTGAAGGCGGCGTTAGCAAGCTCGACGCCGTACGCGTCCGGGTATCTCTTTATGAGCGAAAAGACCAGGTTCTCCTCGAGCAAGCGCTTCGAGGAATCGAGTATGGAGACGTTGTGGACCTTGGTCACCTGGGTGTTCGGGTCCATCATCGAAGCCCCGGAGGCGTCCTTCATGGCCTGCCTCGGGAACTGCGCCCCTATCTGCCTGTTGATGTGCTCTATCTGCTCGTCATACGGCGAAACTGCCTTGACGGCCTGCATGTCGAGCTCCCTGGGCACCTGGACCGAGGCGTTGCTCCCGAACCAGCACTTGAGCGAAAGGTCGCCCTTGGGCTCGAAATCCGACTTTATCCCGTTCTTCTCCATTACCTTGGAGAGCGCCTCCGGTATGTGGGCGATGTTCGTAACGACCGCGCCCTTCTTTGAGAAATGCGGGGTCTGGGGGGTGTATATGCCGTCCACCCCGAAGTACTCCATGAACCATTTCTCCTTGGCCATCGCGTCGTCGCCGGAGCCGGCGAGGCTTCCGGCATGTCCGCAGGCCTTGGTGAGCCTCGCCTTCCAGCGGCCCACGACGCACGCCACCGTGGGTTTCTTTATGTCCAGGCCGTGCTCGTAATATCCGCCCGGCTCCGTGTAGATGACCGCGCCCCTGGACCTGTCGTCGTTATGCAGGGCGTGGAAGAACTCCCGCGGCGAGTAATGGATGTAGACGTCCTTTCCGCTCGATATGGAAGTGGTCGTGCCCCAGCCCTTGGTAAGGAGGTAGACCGCGATGGTGGTCGTGAAGTTGCCGGAGTTGGAGAAGATCGCTATGGAGCCCTTTACAAGGGATTCGTCCGGCTTGTTGCCGCCGAGCGCGCCGCCTATCCTCACCTGGTTCCATGAGTCGGCAACGCCCAGGCAGTTGCCGCCGAATACGTCCACGCCGTTCGCCTGGCAGATGGCCCTTATGACCCTGGCGTCCGCGACCGAGACCTTCTCGGTCAGTATGATTACCTTCTTGAGGTCCGGGTTGTGCTTTACCGCCTCGGCTACGCCGTCCTTGACGCCCGAGGGCGGGAGGTAGATGACCGCGGTGTTGAACTTGTGCCCGGCCTTGAGCCCTTCCTTTATGGAGTTATATACCGGGATGTTGCCGAGCTTTGTCTCGAGCGACTGCCCGGTCCTGCCGGGCATGGTCCCGAAGACGACGTTCCCGCCGGAGTATATGTGGCTTACAGGCGTTACCGTCCGGCTTTCATTTCCGAGTATGTTCAGCACGCACACGCGGTCCTCTCGCGTGGCTATCTCTCCAAGCGATTTAATACCGACATAGTACGGGAAGTCCTTTACGCCTTGCTTGTGCATGTCGCTCACCTTGTCCTTTTTTTGGCACCCTCTAGAAATTGATCTTTTCCCCGGACTCTGTGTAGTTACGGGGAATGAAAATGCTCACATATTACTCGAATATGCTCCGCTTTTCATTCCCGGCTCCCTTGATTGCGGGAAAAATCTCCACTTTTTAGAGGCTGCCTTTTAAAAATCGCTCTTTTTACCTGGCCGCGGCTGCCGTCTTCGGTGCTCCGGCCTTCGCCGTCTCCAGCCCGAGGGCCCCGGCGACCAGCGCCCTGCCCTCTTTCTCCATCCATTTGTCGACGTTGAGGGCGTAGTTTACGACCTCGCTCATGGCGCTGTCGTGGCCGAATATCCTGTATGGGAGCTTAAGGTTCTCAAGGGTGTCCCTCATGTACGCCATGCCGCGGATGAGGTTCGGGCCTCCCCTGCCTATGACGACGTAAAGCGGCGTGGGGCCCTTGGTGACGAAATAGTCCCTCAAGGCGTCGGCCATGGCCCTGAAGGTCTCGTATATGTCCGTGTTGTTGGCCTTGCCGCCGATGATGAAGAGGACGTTGGACTGCTTGAGCCAGTACTTGAAGACTATCCTCGATATCTGGAACATCTTTTCATACGGCGGGTTGCCGCCGAAGTCAGAGGATATGGTGGCCCTTTCGCCCAGGAGCTCGGTTACGAGCGCGTTCGCGCCGCCGCCGAAGGTCGGAGCGGTTATCGTGCCCTTGGGGTTCATGACGAAGACGTCGCTCTGCCCCTGGTAGGTCCGGAGCTGGTTTATTTCCTGCTCGAACTCGGAGTAGTCCGAGGCGAAGAGATGGGCCGGGAGGTCGAGCCTCTTCCAGGAGGGATTGTCGATGTCGAAGGAGCACTTGAAGTCGCAGGCGACCGGCGTTAGCCTCCCCTTGCTGTCCGGCGACATGCGTATGGGGTTCAATTCCAGGGTGCTCAGCCCGTAGTTGTTGTATAGCGTCCAGAGCTTCGGGAGGTTCTGCACGAGCGGGCTTATTATTTCGCCAGGCGCACCGAGCTCTGTAAGGGCGTTCGATATGTGGAAGCTCTTCAAGCCCGTAAG encodes the following:
- a CDS encoding ATP citrate lyase citrate-binding domain-containing protein; amino-acid sequence: MQLTGLYWGHKLLKRVEYPHAEVLGPEASVDEIKDLIKKCGQVFIKPIFKGGVGKKGKAGLIGRAKDIATALKEKERLYFIEHTFGTNSVKADGVTFEGGVSAEHEVYFSITDSTLYRAPMMTITHHGGMDIEELPKDKIREIPFDPLTGLKSFHISNALTELGAPGEIISPLVQNLPKLWTLYNNYGLSTLELNPIRMSPDSKGRLTPVACDFKCSFDIDNPSWKRLDLPAHLFASDYSEFEQEINQLRTYQGQSDVFVMNPKGTITAPTFGGGANALVTELLGERATISSDFGGNPPYEKMFQISRIVFKYWLKQSNVLFIIGGKANNTDIYETFRAMADALRDYFVTKGPTPLYVVIGRGGPNLIRGMAYMRDTLENLKLPYRIFGHDSAMSEVVNYALNVDKWMEKEGRALVAGALGLETAKAGAPKTAAAAR
- a CDS encoding CoA-binding protein, which encodes MHKQGVKDFPYYVGIKSLGEIATREDRVCVLNILGNESRTVTPVSHIYSGGNVVFGTMPGRTGQSLETKLGNIPVYNSIKEGLKAGHKFNTAVIYLPPSGVKDGVAEAVKHNPDLKKVIILTEKVSVADARVIRAICQANGVDVFGGNCLGVADSWNQVRIGGALGGNKPDESLVKGSIAIFSNSGNFTTTIAVYLLTKGWGTTTSISSGKDVYIHYSPREFFHALHNDDRSRGAVIYTEPGGYYEHGLDIKKPTVACVVGRWKARLTKACGHAGSLAGSGDDAMAKEKWFMEYFGVDGIYTPQTPHFSKKGAVVTNIAHIPEALSKVMEKNGIKSDFEPKGDLSLKCWFGSNASVQVPRELDMQAVKAVSPYDEQIEHINRQIGAQFPRQAMKDASGASMMDPNTQVTKVHNVSILDSSKRLLEENLVFSLIKRYPDAYGVELANAAFNAHLNHDGDGALAAAQAAREAESSPNSVLSSAISIIGKGRVKGALRASSILLEAFQASGLQSGYGKFDCSAILKALPADDKAALTAGKDDKSAKAVLKRVENAGGSSVFIEFVKEASKGKPSTDALVAAIWMTLGWEPLIKRSISKVTIAALPWYSRIFSSFVGCSVDAARHTKDSFCGVKNDELVEKWSFTDAAFLALIGRKPIETERFEFSMLLGLIISNGPGTISAQGAKGAVSADGPEDPARVQLNKGFVGFLTHTGFAHGGNGYEAIAFLIERFSGKGLKDPSSRKHGLDLRAIADEYSKGYAKYKADQKALGNIEYLKIPCVNHPVFKGKDVNYDPRERFVAALFEEKGVYNVFLDFYHNLVKSLFDWKVSKNVYCVNIDAVIAVILLKIMWEAYSSGKMPDKEVESAAFTTFLFGRMIGSAAEIDDHLNRGRNMDTRTAASKCSFVG
- a CDS encoding SPOR domain-containing protein gives rise to the protein MKDKKVVIIGAVSAVIVIALVFIFMPSGQENESGHEVISKRAKLTEETVEETPAEAIVAQDAPVEATAAPIEPAPAAPVVPAASLKETTAAPSTAVKQAAPTPQVEKKETVQARKEPVQAAPVKKAVEKERKPAKTAKAAQPKKPEAQPWAINVASFASLPEAQNLAISLRKAGYKSYVADFTRDSVQWHRVRVGFFSTRAEAEKAGRDIQSRFRVDTPWIVKPESDEIKSHL